The Halomicronema hongdechloris C2206 genome includes a window with the following:
- a CDS encoding strawberry notch C-terminal domain-containing protein — protein sequence MNTPLSVDTPSDAYDVQPRQVPYVPKSQGFSTQTLIPCNMASAAQQALDQFEQQHGAIDAYLATRLGYGSVEELHQYFSAEQVDAAALAIGNLEQGAGFITGDQTGIGKGRICASIMRYAQQQGKIAIFITKDKPLYADMMRDVSDIGMRRFTPFITDSSTEIPLANGAALKTAGAAKQKEEMQAIMQRGNLGHYSAVFTTYSQLQTVGKKEPLRRNFLRKLAPQAILILDEAHQAGGSKGGWKEAGPPDRADFVRELIDKSSGVFYSSATYAKRPDVMDLYARRTDLRLGVSSMTALENILTRGGVPLQQIVASKFVASGQMLRRERSYDGISFQANTVPVDRDVADDFSAAMRAIKDFDRAKQRAVKTISKELKAEAKAIGEDGAIGEVGAKSTNFTSLMHNCIEQGLLAQKADATVQAAIAALQNCEKPVITVANTMGSFIQAYADAQDLKPGDEMNLSFADLLERYLERSRDVVTKDYRGQANRLRLTDEQLGAEGVLAYEGALDCIREADFSGIPISPIDYIEQQLERAGFRVTEVTGRKAGIDYAADGSMSYRVRSDQETTAKGKIDAVAKFNAGDADVILLNCSGSTGISLHASEKFADQRPRHMIVAQAERDINVFMQMLGRVHRTGQVALPSYTLLMGDLPAEKRPGAILCRKMASLNANTTAARETDISLNNVVDFMNSYGEQVITELLADDPELNAKLDFPSAQAENDASDIALIKKVTGRIPLLPIEEQEALYSLIESEYRDLVDQARAMGESILEADQLDLDARPLARMEVVADEGNTRSEFTGPVYLEMVDAKSQTKPLTQLQVINAVREQVGLNGVRSVEEHDRDDLENQSRQQTQATIAELETATEQYRQGAIAGKQDDKAIDKLNDRIHQQRAHVTSVLEEFPPGMPLRLVTPASKSIFYGVVAGIDAKKRSGSPAAPNRWKLRILVADSVRQLTVPLSKFNTGRGGSLEAMVQTEDWFGNDVYGLFDKQQEAGRVNRQIFTGNLIKAFEKYPNGKLLNYTDYQGQVRQGLMMPKGFDIQEELTKEPVAFSTPQQVMTFITELTSRRGIVKTLDELLILKTQFNGEGFVLQTPKSKESGGKYFLDEGLIAVAGSDFYSVGDRMEVVIPPERLEQTLAVLMHQRNYTLAAFESKDIARQFLGVTLPSLEKVEAAAPKASVTPALHVIQPPVSSPTTETPGPKPTVEAPTVSASTGSNHPQMGQLEKRILRFLREAGIDQAVMNTDEFHLRIENEPFIPLVVERQGDELYLTHYLTQNGDMYIDAEMVFTVLPEGQLQFKETAVQTPYGGESRIPDRQFAQIFSKNILKQGFAEAAKAQQQESQEEKVAAKPEIQSPGSPTQSDRQALPADVQQYLTVKDQHSEAMVLVQTSDRRFYETFFDDAKQLAQTLDLILTSQTCTAPGAERIPASGFPVKSLEKYLEPLRQVSEVAIADWQGETTVHTQLESSAVVEATSPLVPTSEPVQSVTVVETQEPEFQVQSLFDTNQFSAAPPNRRQVQPQEPPQTLETAVPEALPSRSQGTPATLEALRDWYRAARDLGHDPLHLEKIKQLGISARDANGHGFTVAAADQQAMAQDMALYQAFQQRGEFVAQVSQHILSAIGQGQGPDTLFRGKTYELQQTGDRLIVRKVAPQPQTILEMAAGKIQRTVVTADDCHRFQRFAQHLETTRTQTATCAGRER from the coding sequence ATGAATACCCCGCTTTCCGTTGATACCCCTTCAGACGCCTATGATGTCCAGCCCCGCCAGGTGCCCTATGTGCCCAAAAGTCAGGGTTTCTCCACTCAAACGCTGATTCCCTGCAACATGGCCAGCGCGGCTCAACAGGCTCTCGACCAGTTCGAGCAGCAGCATGGGGCTATTGATGCTTATCTAGCGACTCGCTTAGGCTACGGCTCCGTTGAAGAGCTGCACCAATATTTCAGTGCTGAGCAGGTGGATGCTGCCGCCCTGGCGATCGGTAACTTGGAACAGGGAGCAGGCTTTATCACGGGCGACCAGACCGGCATCGGCAAAGGGCGCATCTGTGCCAGCATCATGCGCTATGCCCAGCAGCAAGGCAAAATCGCCATTTTCATCACCAAAGACAAGCCCCTCTACGCCGACATGATGCGCGATGTCAGCGATATCGGGATGCGGCGATTTACCCCCTTCATTACCGATAGCAGCACTGAAATTCCGCTGGCTAATGGGGCGGCCTTGAAGACGGCAGGAGCGGCGAAGCAGAAAGAAGAAATGCAGGCCATAATGCAGCGGGGCAATCTGGGGCATTACAGCGCTGTCTTCACCACCTATAGCCAGCTGCAGACGGTGGGGAAGAAGGAGCCGTTGCGGCGGAACTTTCTCCGTAAGCTGGCTCCCCAGGCGATTTTAATTCTGGATGAAGCCCATCAAGCGGGCGGCAGCAAAGGGGGATGGAAGGAAGCGGGTCCCCCTGACCGGGCCGACTTCGTCCGAGAGCTGATCGACAAGTCCTCCGGCGTCTTTTACTCCTCCGCGACCTACGCCAAACGTCCCGACGTGATGGATCTCTACGCTCGCCGCACTGACCTGCGCCTGGGCGTTAGCAGCATGACTGCACTGGAGAATATCCTCACCCGTGGCGGTGTCCCCTTACAGCAGATTGTGGCCAGCAAGTTTGTCGCTTCCGGGCAGATGCTGCGGCGAGAGCGCTCCTATGACGGCATCTCCTTTCAGGCCAATACGGTTCCCGTAGATCGCGATGTCGCAGACGACTTCTCCGCTGCCATGCGGGCCATCAAAGACTTTGACCGAGCCAAACAACGAGCAGTCAAAACCATCAGCAAAGAACTGAAGGCCGAAGCCAAGGCGATTGGGGAAGATGGGGCGATCGGGGAAGTCGGAGCGAAGAGTACCAACTTTACGTCGCTGATGCACAACTGCATTGAGCAAGGCTTGTTGGCGCAAAAGGCCGATGCCACCGTGCAGGCCGCGATCGCGGCCCTCCAGAACTGTGAAAAGCCCGTGATTACCGTGGCCAACACCATGGGCAGTTTCATTCAGGCCTATGCCGATGCCCAGGACTTGAAGCCGGGAGATGAGATGAATCTCTCCTTCGCGGATTTACTGGAACGGTATCTAGAGCGATCGCGGGATGTCGTCACCAAGGACTACCGGGGACAGGCCAATCGCTTGCGGCTAACGGATGAGCAACTGGGAGCCGAAGGAGTCCTTGCTTACGAAGGGGCGCTGGACTGCATTCGGGAAGCAGACTTCAGCGGCATTCCTATCAGCCCGATTGACTACATCGAACAGCAGTTGGAGCGAGCGGGGTTCCGCGTCACTGAAGTCACTGGACGTAAAGCTGGCATTGACTATGCGGCTGATGGTTCCATGAGTTATCGGGTGCGATCGGATCAAGAGACCACGGCTAAAGGCAAGATCGATGCGGTGGCCAAGTTCAACGCCGGGGATGCCGATGTCATTCTCCTGAACTGCTCGGGCTCCACCGGCATCTCACTCCACGCCTCTGAAAAGTTCGCCGACCAGCGTCCGCGCCACATGATTGTGGCCCAGGCCGAACGGGATATCAACGTGTTCATGCAGATGCTGGGACGGGTCCATCGCACCGGACAGGTGGCTCTGCCCAGCTACACCTTATTGATGGGCGATCTGCCTGCCGAAAAGCGACCGGGGGCGATTCTCTGTCGCAAGATGGCTAGCCTCAACGCCAACACTACTGCCGCACGGGAGACGGATATCTCTCTGAACAACGTGGTGGACTTTATGAATTCCTACGGGGAGCAGGTGATCACCGAACTGCTAGCAGATGACCCAGAACTCAATGCCAAGTTGGACTTCCCCTCCGCCCAAGCGGAAAACGATGCCTCCGATATCGCCCTGATTAAGAAGGTGACCGGGCGAATTCCCCTGCTGCCGATTGAGGAGCAGGAAGCCCTCTACAGCCTGATTGAGTCGGAATACCGAGACCTGGTGGACCAAGCCAGAGCCATGGGCGAGAGCATTTTGGAGGCAGACCAACTCGACCTTGATGCCCGTCCTCTGGCGCGAATGGAGGTGGTGGCCGATGAAGGCAACACCCGCAGTGAGTTTACCGGACCCGTTTATCTGGAGATGGTGGACGCAAAGAGCCAGACCAAGCCCCTAACCCAGTTGCAGGTGATCAATGCGGTACGGGAACAGGTGGGCCTGAACGGTGTGAGGTCAGTTGAGGAGCACGATCGGGATGACTTAGAAAACCAGTCCCGCCAGCAAACCCAGGCAACCATTGCGGAGTTAGAGACAGCCACGGAACAGTATCGGCAGGGGGCGATCGCTGGAAAACAGGACGACAAAGCCATTGACAAGCTCAATGATCGCATCCATCAGCAACGGGCTCATGTCACCAGCGTCCTAGAGGAGTTTCCGCCGGGGATGCCATTACGGTTGGTCACGCCCGCCAGCAAATCCATCTTCTACGGGGTGGTCGCTGGGATTGATGCCAAGAAGCGCTCCGGCAGTCCCGCTGCCCCGAACCGCTGGAAGCTGCGGATTCTGGTGGCCGATTCAGTCCGTCAGTTGACGGTGCCCCTGTCTAAGTTCAATACCGGACGGGGTGGGTCATTGGAGGCCATGGTTCAAACCGAAGATTGGTTCGGCAATGATGTTTATGGCCTGTTCGATAAGCAGCAGGAAGCCGGGCGCGTCAATCGGCAAATCTTCACCGGCAACTTGATCAAGGCGTTTGAGAAGTACCCGAATGGCAAGTTGCTGAATTACACCGACTACCAGGGGCAGGTACGCCAGGGGCTGATGATGCCCAAGGGCTTTGACATTCAGGAAGAGCTGACCAAAGAGCCGGTGGCCTTCAGCACTCCGCAACAGGTGATGACCTTCATCACGGAACTGACCAGCCGCCGAGGCATTGTGAAAACGCTGGATGAACTGTTGATTCTCAAAACGCAGTTCAACGGTGAAGGCTTTGTGCTGCAAACCCCCAAATCAAAGGAGTCGGGAGGCAAATATTTTCTAGATGAGGGGTTGATTGCTGTTGCCGGATCGGACTTCTATTCCGTGGGCGATCGCATGGAAGTCGTTATTCCGCCCGAACGGTTGGAGCAGACCCTAGCGGTGCTAATGCATCAGCGCAACTACACCCTGGCCGCTTTTGAATCCAAAGATATCGCTCGACAGTTCCTTGGTGTGACCCTACCAAGCCTGGAAAAGGTGGAAGCAGCAGCACCCAAAGCTTCAGTAACTCCTGCCCTCCACGTTATCCAACCTCCAGTCTCCAGTCCTACAACTGAAACGCCAGGACCAAAACCTACGGTTGAGGCTCCGACGGTAAGCGCCTCCACTGGCTCCAATCATCCCCAGATGGGGCAGTTGGAAAAGCGAATTCTCCGATTTCTGCGGGAGGCGGGCATTGATCAGGCGGTAATGAACACCGATGAGTTCCACTTGCGGATTGAGAATGAGCCCTTCATCCCACTCGTTGTGGAGCGTCAGGGGGATGAGTTGTATCTAACCCACTACCTGACCCAGAACGGCGACATGTACATTGACGCTGAGATGGTCTTCACGGTGCTGCCAGAAGGGCAGCTGCAGTTTAAGGAGACCGCCGTGCAAACGCCCTATGGCGGCGAATCTCGTATTCCCGATCGCCAGTTTGCCCAGATCTTTTCCAAGAACATCTTGAAGCAGGGCTTTGCCGAAGCAGCCAAGGCGCAACAGCAAGAGTCCCAAGAAGAGAAGGTGGCAGCAAAACCGGAAATCCAATCTCCGGGTAGCCCTACGCAGAGTGATCGGCAGGCTTTGCCCGCAGATGTTCAGCAATATCTGACCGTCAAAGACCAGCATTCCGAGGCAATGGTGCTGGTTCAAACGAGCGATCGCCGCTTCTACGAGACCTTCTTTGATGATGCCAAACAGCTGGCCCAAACCCTCGATCTAATTCTCACCAGCCAGACATGCACCGCTCCCGGCGCTGAGAGAATTCCAGCATCAGGTTTCCCAGTGAAAAGTCTGGAGAAGTATCTGGAGCCACTGAGGCAGGTGAGTGAGGTGGCGATCGCGGACTGGCAGGGAGAAACCACAGTTCATACGCAGCTAGAAAGCTCCGCAGTTGTCGAAGCAACCTCGCCCCTGGTCCCCACATCAGAACCCGTTCAGTCAGTGACAGTGGTAGAAACGCAAGAACCTGAGTTCCAAGTCCAGAGCCTCTTTGATACCAATCAGTTCAGTGCGGCTCCTCCAAATAGGCGGCAGGTGCAGCCCCAAGAGCCACCTCAAACGCTCGAGACGGCTGTTCCTGAAGCTCTCCCCTCTCGGTCGCAAGGAACACCTGCCACCCTAGAAGCCCTTCGGGACTGGTATCGGGCGGCTCGTGATTTAGGGCATGACCCACTGCACCTGGAAAAAATTAAGCAGCTAGGTATCTCTGCCAGAGATGCGAATGGTCATGGTTTTACCGTGGCGGCAGCAGACCAGCAGGCCATGGCCCAAGACATGGCTCTATATCAAGCTTTCCAGCAGCGGGGCGAGTTCGTTGCCCAAGTGTCACAGCATATTCTGTCCGCCATCGGTCAAGGCCAGGGACCAGACACCCTATTTCGCGGCAAGACCTATGAACTGCAGCAAACGGGCGATCGCCTCATCGTTCGCAAGGTTGCCCCCCAGCCCCAAACCATTCTGGAAATGGCGGCAGGCAAGATTCAACGCACAGTGGTTACCGCCGACGATTGCCACCGTTTTCAACGGTTTGCCCAGCACTTGGAAACTACGCGCACGCAGACCGCAACCTGTGCAGGCAGAGAACGATGA
- a CDS encoding bifunctional DNA primase/polymerase, whose amino-acid sequence MKPDLRKTFDWLKAQGLPPLPIAPAQHPQQYPARERDGTLKRDSNGALIPAFTGKNPSFLDANGIPHLIRHTQYQHQLPTEQEFRTWFTHPANGIGTLGGWQNLVWLDVDVKQFGSQEACNARISHWLSQHPRLQQTFTERTHSGGWRFAVRVPEKRFTNFSLDGLGGQHMGEALGQGRFTVLAPTIGPSGQSYVNLQRVSPVWVERLEAIGVYPVSRRRGQSEPTHLRPPIQVHPAQPGVLRLEDLATAKAQAVLQGESPLESRSHSLTYALREFYGWENWATEHGVPINGDAEALAKEAGAALGIDVERVERIIQSIVDPEKCIPAAVFAGGDESAWKRVQALSHLKYPSYSSIGQTNQAELSAGGYLKGGELQNVVRDLHYILRQSPTIQTAKHHTDRDDWSPRKRLLHGHTYTFESEGQHLIVRAASRGLIFQARGFVVELSKVTHLDKQRFMVEAKRLQQTHSLSPIRPSGCEALER is encoded by the coding sequence ATGAAACCAGACTTACGAAAAACCTTTGACTGGCTCAAGGCTCAGGGATTGCCCCCTTTACCCATAGCGCCTGCTCAGCATCCTCAGCAGTATCCGGCAAGGGAGCGAGACGGCACGTTGAAGCGCGACTCAAATGGAGCCTTAATCCCTGCTTTTACGGGCAAAAATCCTAGCTTTCTGGATGCCAATGGCATTCCTCATCTGATCCGCCACACTCAATATCAGCACCAGCTTCCGACTGAGCAAGAGTTCCGGACCTGGTTTACTCATCCTGCCAATGGCATCGGTACTTTGGGAGGATGGCAGAACCTGGTTTGGCTCGATGTGGACGTAAAACAGTTTGGCTCCCAAGAGGCCTGTAATGCCCGCATCAGCCACTGGCTCAGCCAGCATCCTCGACTGCAGCAAACTTTTACAGAACGGACCCATAGTGGTGGCTGGCGGTTTGCTGTGCGAGTTCCAGAAAAACGCTTCACCAACTTCTCGCTGGATGGGTTGGGCGGTCAGCACATGGGGGAAGCCCTGGGCCAAGGACGCTTTACAGTACTCGCACCAACGATTGGCCCCAGTGGACAGTCTTATGTCAACTTGCAGCGGGTATCACCCGTGTGGGTGGAACGGTTGGAGGCGATTGGGGTGTATCCGGTTAGCCGTAGACGAGGTCAGAGTGAACCAACTCACCTTCGGCCCCCAATTCAGGTACACCCTGCCCAACCAGGAGTATTACGGCTGGAAGACCTGGCGACGGCCAAGGCTCAGGCGGTGCTGCAGGGGGAGAGCCCCTTGGAGTCGCGATCGCACTCCCTGACCTATGCTCTACGCGAGTTCTATGGCTGGGAGAATTGGGCTACTGAGCATGGGGTGCCGATTAATGGAGATGCTGAGGCGTTGGCGAAGGAAGCTGGGGCAGCTTTAGGAATTGATGTCGAACGGGTAGAGCGGATTATTCAAAGTATTGTTGACCCCGAGAAGTGTATTCCAGCAGCGGTTTTTGCAGGTGGGGATGAGAGTGCCTGGAAACGGGTGCAGGCCTTAAGTCATCTCAAATATCCAAGCTACTCTTCAATCGGACAGACTAATCAAGCAGAGCTATCGGCTGGGGGTTATCTGAAGGGAGGAGAACTCCAGAATGTGGTGAGGGACCTGCATTACATTTTGAGACAATCGCCAACTATTCAAACAGCTAAACACCACACAGATCGGGATGACTGGTCGCCGCGAAAGCGTTTGCTACATGGCCATACATACACTTTTGAGTCTGAAGGACAGCATCTGATCGTGAGAGCAGCTTCACGTGGTTTGATATTTCAAGCAAGGGGATTTGTGGTTGAGCTATCAAAGGTGACGCACTTAGATAAACAGCGATTTATGGTTGAGGCAAAACGGCTACAGCAAACACATTCTCTGAGTCCAATCCGCCCGAGCGGCTGTGAGGCTTTAGAACGTTAG